In Gemmatimonadaceae bacterium, a single genomic region encodes these proteins:
- a CDS encoding PepSY domain-containing protein translates to MKTASLVVTALAFAAVSASAQETYKKDIPDSLAKRAKITEAAAAATAQKRVPKGKIEGVELEMENGKLQYSYDIKTEGKSGADEVNVNAVTGKIIGFKHESAAAEKKEAAAEKKPAPKKP, encoded by the coding sequence ATGAAAACGGCATCACTGGTTGTCACCGCGCTCGCATTCGCCGCGGTTTCCGCGAGCGCGCAGGAGACGTACAAGAAAGACATCCCCGATTCGCTCGCGAAACGCGCGAAGATCACCGAGGCCGCCGCCGCCGCGACCGCGCAGAAGCGGGTGCCGAAAGGAAAGATCGAAGGCGTGGAGCTCGAGATGGAAAACGGAAAGCTCCAATACTCCTACGACATCAAGACGGAAGGAAAGAGCGGAGCCGACGAGGTAAATGTCAACGCGGTCACCGGCAAGATCATCGGCTTCAAACACGAGTCGGCGGCAGCCGAGAAGAAGGAAGCCGCGGCGGAGAAAAAGCCCGCGCCCAAGAAACCCTAG